The following DNA comes from Flavisolibacter ginsenosidimutans.
AGCCGAATGAAGAGTGCGACGCAACAGGCGATGCCATGAAAAACAAAAGCCCGGTACATAAAAATTTCTTTGTGCCTTTGCCGCTTCGCGTCTTTGCGTGAAGCCTTCTTCCTGCGCCGCATTTCATACGTCCTTTTCTTCAACTCATACACAGCCTTCTTTCTCCTGCGAATGCGCGGGAATAGCTTGCAGCCAATTCAAACACAGCTTATGAAACAGAAAGACGCTGCCACGCTACTGAACGCAACGGCCATTGTGTTGCTGTTGCTGGCCTCCGTTGTTTTTCATGTACAGCGGGCATTGAACGCAAAAAAGAAGACACCGGCCGCCTTTGGCAAAAGCCTGCATTTTTCGGAGGCGGCTTGCTGCGCTACGTTTCTTCCTGCGTTTCCCGCGCTGTTGCTCACACACGAAAATTTCTCTCACCATAAACCAAACCAAAAATGCGTAATGTAAATGCCGCCGCGGCCCTTGCCGCCATCGTTCTTGCAGGCGCCTTGTATGCCTGCAGCAACGCCAAATCATCAGAAAAAAAAGAAGAGCCCATCCCGACCCAGGCCGAAATGGTAAAGCGCGGCGAGTACCTCGTGAACAGCATTGGCTGCGACGATTGTCACTCTCCCAAACGAATGGGCGCACACGGTCCCGAAGTAATTCCTGAAACACGCTTCGGCGGCTACCCCGCAAGCCGTCCTGTTGTAAAACCCGATGGAGCAGACCTGAAAAAAGGTTACATGATGCTGGGCGGTGACCTGACTTCCGCGGTTGGTCCCTGGGGCATCTCCTTTGCCGCCAACATCAGTTCAG
Coding sequences within:
- a CDS encoding c-type cytochrome — translated: MRNVNAAAALAAIVLAGALYACSNAKSSEKKEEPIPTQAEMVKRGEYLVNSIGCDDCHSPKRMGAHGPEVIPETRFGGYPASRPVVKPDGADLKKGYMMLGGDLTSAVGPWGISFAANISSDETGIGNWTEQNFITAIRHGKSKGLENGRDLLPPMPWFNFAKLTDEDLKSVFAYLKSTTPVSNVVPAPIPPTGAK